In Leptodesmis sichuanensis A121, the following are encoded in one genomic region:
- a CDS encoding CU044_2847 family protein: MGQIVPVQLEDGMVLYVEAQEEPIPAASGTQFPASATGEQTRTGQKGLGNLATPRVNPAQSMQMVQDTIRTYTCYCMKAFKNFAAADVDEVTLEFGINLSADAGIPYIASGKAQSNLKITVKCKYPNSASEVRTGAIANSANGSSNRATGNGSSY; encoded by the coding sequence ATGGGTCAAATTGTTCCAGTTCAACTTGAAGACGGCATGGTGCTGTATGTGGAAGCCCAGGAAGAACCCATCCCGGCGGCTTCAGGAACCCAGTTCCCCGCCTCTGCTACCGGAGAACAGACCCGCACGGGCCAGAAGGGACTCGGCAACCTGGCAACTCCGCGAGTCAATCCGGCTCAATCCATGCAAATGGTGCAGGACACGATTCGTACCTATACCTGCTACTGCATGAAGGCGTTCAAGAATTTTGCGGCTGCCGATGTGGATGAAGTGACTCTGGAATTTGGCATTAACCTCAGTGCTGATGCGGGAATTCCTTACATCGCCAGTGGTAAAGCCCAGAGCAATTTGAAGATTACCGTGAAGTGTAAATATCCCAACTCTGCTTCAGAGGTTAGGACGGGTGCGATCGCCAATAGCGCGAACGGTTCCTCCAATAGAGCCACCGGTAATGGATCCAGCTACTAA
- a CDS encoding aspartate aminotransferase, whose product MTLDWITPADRLKSLPPYVFARLDELKVRAREQGLDLIDLGMGNPDGATPRPVVEAAIAALQDPANHGYPPFEGTAGFRQTITAWYQRRYGVKLDPDSEALPLLGSKEGLTHLALAYVNPGDVVLVPSPAYPAHFRGPAIAGADIYSMILKPENDWVIDLKAIPDEVAERAKLLYFNYPSNPTAATAPREFFEEIVAFARRFNILLVHDLCYAELAFDGYQPTSLLEIPGAMEIGVEFHTMSKTYNMAGWRVGFVVGNRHIVQGLRTLKTNLDYGIFRVLQTAAETALNLPDEYLHEVQTRYRTRRDFLIQGFAELGWSIPKTKATMYLWVPCPPGITSTDFALSVLQQTGVVVTPGNAFGSGGEGYVRVSLIADCDRLGEALNRFKQAGITFQAGAALASNLKP is encoded by the coding sequence ATGACGTTGGACTGGATCACTCCTGCGGATCGCTTAAAATCCTTACCCCCTTATGTGTTTGCTCGACTGGATGAACTGAAAGTGCGGGCCAGAGAGCAGGGACTGGATTTAATCGATCTGGGGATGGGAAATCCAGATGGGGCAACTCCCCGACCGGTTGTAGAAGCCGCGATCGCGGCCCTGCAGGATCCAGCCAATCATGGCTACCCACCCTTTGAGGGAACCGCCGGGTTTCGGCAAACGATCACCGCCTGGTATCAACGGCGTTATGGGGTCAAACTCGATCCAGATAGTGAAGCCCTGCCGTTGTTGGGATCAAAAGAAGGATTAACCCATCTGGCCCTGGCTTATGTAAATCCTGGTGATGTGGTGTTGGTGCCCAGTCCAGCCTATCCGGCTCACTTTCGCGGACCCGCGATCGCTGGAGCTGATATCTATAGCATGATCCTGAAGCCGGAAAATGACTGGGTAATTGATCTGAAAGCTATTCCCGACGAGGTAGCAGAACGGGCCAAGCTTCTGTATTTCAACTATCCCAGTAATCCCACAGCCGCGACGGCTCCTCGTGAGTTTTTTGAGGAGATCGTCGCCTTTGCCCGCCGCTTCAACATTCTGCTCGTACATGACCTCTGCTATGCGGAACTGGCCTTTGATGGCTACCAGCCCACCAGCCTACTGGAAATTCCGGGAGCGATGGAGATTGGGGTTGAATTCCACACCATGTCCAAAACCTATAACATGGCTGGCTGGCGAGTGGGATTTGTAGTGGGCAATCGCCATATTGTTCAGGGATTACGCACCCTCAAAACCAACTTGGACTATGGCATCTTCCGGGTCTTACAAACCGCTGCTGAAACCGCCCTCAATTTACCCGACGAATACTTGCATGAGGTACAAACCCGCTATCGCACCCGTCGAGATTTTCTGATTCAGGGGTTTGCAGAGTTAGGCTGGTCTATTCCCAAAACCAAAGCCACCATGTACCTCTGGGTGCCCTGTCCTCCAGGGATTACCTCCACCGATTTTGCTCTCTCCGTTTTGCAGCAAACTGGAGTTGTGGTTACTCCTGGGAATGCCTTTGGCTCTGGTGGGGAGGGCTATGTCCGAGTCAGTCTGATTGCAGACTGCGATCGCCTCGGTGAAGCCCTCAACCGCTTCAAACAGGCTGGAATCACTTTTCAAGCGGGTGCCGCCTTAGCCTCTAACCTGAAGCCATAA
- a CDS encoding iron-containing alcohol dehydrogenase family protein, with protein sequence MSNTSIALPALSVAPARVIRGQGIVSETGAEMARLGRRPLIVGGDRTLAVVQPHLIPVLKSHKLQVKQASYGADCSESSLTALQQSVQAHQADLIIGIGGGKALDAAKLLAYQCDLPIATIPTSAATCAAWTALSNIYSEQGAFLYDVPLPKCPDLLVLDYDLIATAPRRTLVAGIGDAIAKWYEASVSSGHSHQSLIVAAVQQARVLRDILLQKSVTALEHPGGEDWRSVVDAAVLLAGVIGGLGGAQCRTVAAHAVHNGLTHLPASHGQLHGEKVAYGILVQLRLEELVQGNQLAATARQQLLKFYSEIGLPQSLHDLGLSTITVNDLQYAAEVACSEKSDIHHLPFPVEPTQLMAAMVSTTAPFKEKSTEFVTAGSESGESTQPFKLNTL encoded by the coding sequence ATGTCCAATACGTCCATTGCGTTGCCTGCTCTGTCTGTTGCACCTGCTCGTGTGATCCGGGGACAAGGCATTGTATCAGAAACTGGAGCAGAGATGGCTCGTTTAGGCCGACGACCGCTGATTGTCGGGGGCGATCGCACACTGGCCGTGGTTCAACCCCACTTGATTCCAGTCTTAAAATCCCACAAGCTGCAGGTTAAACAGGCATCCTATGGAGCGGATTGTAGTGAGTCGTCGCTCACGGCCCTCCAGCAAAGCGTACAGGCTCATCAAGCGGATTTGATTATTGGGATCGGTGGCGGTAAAGCCCTGGATGCCGCCAAGTTGCTGGCTTACCAGTGTGACTTACCGATCGCCACTATTCCCACTTCTGCCGCGACCTGTGCCGCCTGGACAGCGCTGTCTAATATTTATTCTGAGCAGGGAGCCTTCCTCTATGATGTGCCGCTGCCCAAATGTCCCGATCTGTTAGTTCTGGATTACGACTTGATTGCCACTGCTCCTCGTCGTACCTTAGTTGCCGGAATTGGGGACGCGATCGCCAAATGGTACGAAGCCTCTGTCAGTAGCGGCCATTCCCATCAGAGCCTGATCGTTGCTGCCGTTCAGCAGGCCAGAGTGTTGCGCGATATTCTGTTGCAAAAATCTGTGACGGCGTTGGAGCATCCCGGTGGGGAAGACTGGCGATCGGTTGTGGACGCTGCTGTACTATTGGCGGGGGTAATTGGTGGTTTGGGGGGTGCCCAGTGTCGTACTGTAGCGGCCCATGCGGTGCATAATGGTCTGACCCATTTGCCGGCCAGTCATGGTCAATTACATGGGGAGAAGGTCGCCTATGGCATTCTGGTGCAATTGCGACTGGAAGAGTTAGTTCAGGGCAATCAATTAGCCGCGACTGCTCGCCAGCAACTGCTGAAGTTTTATAGCGAAATCGGGCTGCCCCAGAGTTTACATGACTTAGGGCTGTCAACGATCACGGTGAACGACCTGCAATATGCGGCTGAAGTGGCCTGCTCTGAAAAGTCGGACATCCATCACCTGCCCTTTCCGGTGGAGCCGACTCAACTGATGGCCGCCATGGTTTCTACAACCGCCCCTTTCAAGGAAAAAAGTACCGAGTTTGTAACCGCTGGTTCTGAGTCAGGAGAGTCCACTCAACCCTTCAAACTCAATACGCTCTAA
- a CDS encoding Ycf51 family protein — protein MSSTDLVTYAQWSGYFTIFCAVIAVLGLVFKWGIRFRLVGVTGFMVVLTAGLFALSLGLYTRPVIPGAVKFTRVFDNGSTNLVIAVSPEITETELEATLRQAASDLYSPGRLAQGTEKMTIRARTVLHPRPGVSQPLYLGEVKRSLMSRNDDQMQFTLYRDQFAQLPKPTA, from the coding sequence ATGTCATCGACAGATCTTGTCACTTATGCCCAGTGGTCAGGCTATTTCACGATTTTTTGTGCAGTGATTGCGGTTCTGGGTTTGGTCTTCAAGTGGGGTATTCGCTTTCGCCTGGTGGGTGTCACTGGATTTATGGTAGTGCTGACGGCGGGCCTGTTTGCGCTGAGCTTGGGGCTTTATACTCGTCCAGTCATTCCGGGCGCGGTTAAATTTACCCGCGTATTTGACAACGGTTCGACCAATCTCGTGATTGCAGTTTCTCCTGAAATTACGGAAACCGAACTGGAAGCTACCTTACGGCAGGCTGCGTCTGATCTCTATTCACCGGGACGGCTGGCACAGGGAACAGAAAAGATGACGATTCGCGCCCGCACGGTACTGCATCCCCGACCCGGTGTGTCCCAGCCTTTGTATCTAGGAGAAGTGAAACGCTCCTTGATGTCTCGTAATGATGACCAGATGCAATTCACCCTTTATCGGGATCAATTTGCCCAATTACCCAAACCGACTGCATAA
- a CDS encoding tetratricopeptide repeat protein, which produces MTQTIESLFDQGVERYKAGEGPDTLVPVFKELCDRAPKSSAAWTCLAWLYLLADKPSKAYEAAQKAVKLNPQDPQARVNLSVAMLEAGKKGVRQHIEVTQQIILVAPELREEVQQNIQDGLNRKPEWASLARVQAWLFE; this is translated from the coding sequence ATGACCCAAACTATAGAATCTCTCTTTGACCAGGGCGTTGAGCGGTATAAAGCGGGTGAAGGCCCGGATACCCTCGTTCCCGTCTTCAAAGAGTTGTGCGATCGTGCTCCCAAAAGCAGCGCTGCCTGGACGTGCCTTGCCTGGTTATATCTGCTGGCTGATAAACCCAGCAAAGCTTACGAAGCGGCCCAGAAAGCGGTCAAGCTGAATCCCCAGGATCCGCAAGCGCGAGTTAATTTATCTGTGGCCATGCTGGAAGCTGGTAAGAAAGGGGTGCGGCAGCATATTGAGGTGACCCAACAAATTATTCTGGTTGCCCCCGAACTGCGTGAAGAAGTGCAACAAAACATTCAGGATGGTTTAAACCGCAAGCCGGAGTGGGCAAGTTTAGCGCGGGTGCAAGCCTGGTTATTTGAGTAG
- a CDS encoding HesB/IscA family protein, with product MTQVAQSEQRGIQMTDAALKHVLMLREKQGQDLCLRVGVRGGGCSGMSYTMNFEDPNNIQDSDEVYDYDGFKVVCDPKSLLYLYGLVLDYSDALIGGGFQFTNPNAEQTCGCGKSFSA from the coding sequence ATGACTCAAGTTGCCCAGTCTGAACAACGTGGCATCCAGATGACGGATGCGGCATTGAAGCACGTCTTGATGTTACGGGAAAAACAAGGACAGGATCTCTGTCTACGGGTTGGTGTCCGAGGCGGAGGATGCTCCGGAATGTCCTACACGATGAATTTTGAAGACCCCAACAACATTCAGGACAGCGATGAAGTGTATGATTACGACGGGTTTAAAGTAGTCTGCGACCCCAAGAGTCTGCTCTATTTGTATGGGTTAGTGTTGGACTACAGCGATGCCTTAATTGGAGGCGGCTTTCAGTTCACCAATCCCAATGCAGAGCAAACCTGTGGCTGTGGCAAATCCTTTTCCGCGTAG
- a CDS encoding DUF6930 domain-containing protein, which yields MTALNRSTRRRLQQLKQIPNVWEGDRRRLITSQDSDVLDLGSGEPPEGDCILWVDGSQGMVRAMDVVTPDSGPEAVVRTLIRAMENPHNPGMPARPKKIVVRDRELQFFLRGVLQDLDITLDYVPELPLIDEIFRGLQDAISTRPPQLPPQYAEALRAKAFEIWQDAPWEVLADHEIIAIELNQWDVGTLYASVMGMLGMEYGVLLYRSLDSLKQFRQRAIAQESIEQMQEAFLGQDCLFVTFESEESNEESPLMGFRPMPAAEDVEPVFGNLHPLEGLRSFLYDEEAAALLVGLEALHRFIRQHRQKFENDAFPPVSSRYRIPSPDDAEAGALSVKVATMPELAEELVAMEGEDIDLNGFNFPAVRDDLVPENSFLSLGMVPWDVLELLQSGAEYHQSTSDLVKQGDGLPVVMIQTSRPKAKTMIQEIQAAGGLKAICFNPGEDPLMGDRYDIGLFQTGNGDLHLFGEFGEDDPTHIAARKKWDQRCKKTKGHCGLIIAKGLTGAARGNPQFKDMVALFETRSLSSKDLGLGTLQMTMTVDWT from the coding sequence ATGACTGCGCTCAATCGTTCTACCCGCCGCCGCCTCCAGCAACTCAAGCAGATTCCCAATGTGTGGGAGGGCGATCGTCGCCGTTTGATCACCTCTCAGGACTCCGATGTCCTGGATTTGGGAAGCGGTGAGCCTCCAGAAGGAGACTGTATTCTGTGGGTAGATGGTTCCCAGGGCATGGTGCGAGCGATGGATGTCGTCACCCCCGATAGCGGCCCAGAAGCGGTGGTGCGGACATTGATTCGGGCTATGGAAAATCCGCATAATCCGGGGATGCCAGCGCGACCCAAAAAAATTGTGGTACGCGATCGGGAACTGCAATTTTTCCTGAGAGGGGTTCTGCAAGATCTGGATATCACCCTCGACTATGTTCCCGAACTGCCGCTGATCGATGAGATTTTTCGGGGTTTACAGGATGCTATCAGTACTCGTCCGCCACAACTACCTCCCCAATATGCTGAGGCCCTGCGGGCTAAGGCTTTTGAAATCTGGCAGGATGCTCCCTGGGAAGTGCTGGCTGATCATGAGATTATTGCCATTGAACTCAACCAGTGGGATGTGGGCACTCTCTACGCTTCCGTCATGGGTATGTTGGGGATGGAATACGGGGTGCTGCTCTATCGCTCTCTGGACTCCCTGAAGCAATTCCGGCAACGGGCGATCGCGCAGGAGTCGATCGAACAGATGCAGGAAGCCTTTTTGGGGCAGGATTGCCTGTTCGTCACATTTGAAAGTGAAGAGAGTAATGAAGAGTCTCCGCTCATGGGGTTTCGTCCCATGCCTGCTGCCGAGGATGTTGAACCCGTATTTGGCAACCTGCATCCCCTGGAAGGATTACGCTCCTTCCTGTACGACGAAGAAGCGGCGGCTCTGCTGGTGGGTCTGGAAGCTCTACATCGCTTTATCCGTCAACATCGCCAGAAATTTGAAAACGATGCCTTCCCGCCTGTGAGCAGTCGTTACCGGATTCCGTCCCCGGATGATGCTGAAGCTGGGGCTCTCTCAGTGAAGGTGGCAACGATGCCGGAACTGGCCGAGGAACTGGTGGCAATGGAGGGAGAGGACATTGATCTGAATGGCTTTAATTTCCCAGCGGTGCGAGATGATCTGGTTCCTGAAAACTCCTTCTTGAGTTTGGGAATGGTGCCATGGGATGTCCTGGAGCTATTACAGAGCGGCGCGGAGTACCATCAGTCTACTTCCGACTTGGTCAAACAGGGAGATGGGTTGCCCGTGGTCATGATCCAGACCTCTCGCCCCAAAGCCAAAACCATGATTCAGGAAATTCAGGCGGCGGGCGGCTTAAAGGCTATCTGCTTTAATCCGGGGGAAGATCCGCTGATGGGCGATCGCTATGATATTGGCCTGTTTCAAACTGGAAACGGCGATCTGCATTTGTTTGGAGAATTTGGCGAAGATGACCCCACGCACATCGCAGCCCGCAAAAAATGGGATCAACGCTGCAAAAAAACCAAAGGCCATTGTGGGTTGATCATTGCCAAAGGATTAACAGGTGCGGCTCGTGGCAATCCTCAATTTAAAGACATGGTGGCTTTGTTTGAAACGCGATCGTTGTCCTCCAAAGATCTGGGCTTGGGCACCCTGCAAATGACCATGACGGTTGATTGGACTTGA
- the phoU gene encoding phosphate signaling complex protein PhoU: MSKNAGGKLEISGSTRTQFERQIKRLQRDVLRMGALVENSFWLARQALFERDLEAPAQITAQEKQIDHLYRKIEQDCVTLIALQSPVAQDLRLLSALMQLVRDLERIGDYAEDLGEIALQLFSYPTPFYMNQIKLMCDRCRAMLALSLAALSDLDADSGLAVKVRDDAVDLDYKTLYQLLAQQRDIQGVVEPIVLLVLIIRYLERMADHATNIGKRVAYIVTGKR; encoded by the coding sequence TTGAGCAAAAATGCTGGTGGAAAATTGGAAATCTCAGGATCAACCCGTACTCAATTTGAGCGCCAAATCAAGCGACTCCAACGGGATGTTTTGCGAATGGGTGCTCTGGTAGAGAACTCTTTTTGGTTGGCACGGCAAGCCCTGTTTGAACGAGATTTAGAAGCTCCGGCTCAAATTACCGCTCAAGAAAAGCAGATTGACCATCTTTATCGGAAGATTGAACAGGACTGTGTCACACTGATTGCTTTGCAGTCACCCGTTGCCCAAGATCTCCGACTGCTGAGTGCGCTGATGCAACTGGTGCGCGATCTGGAACGCATTGGAGATTATGCTGAGGATTTAGGAGAAATTGCCCTACAACTGTTTTCCTATCCCACCCCCTTCTACATGAACCAGATCAAGTTGATGTGCGATCGCTGTCGGGCAATGTTGGCTCTCAGTCTCGCCGCCCTCTCTGACCTGGATGCAGATTCTGGGTTAGCCGTTAAGGTCAGAGACGATGCCGTGGATCTAGATTATAAAACGCTGTATCAACTGCTGGCCCAACAACGAGACATTCAGGGCGTAGTAGAGCCGATCGTGCTGCTGGTTCTGATCATTCGTTACCTGGAGCGGATGGCTGACCACGCGACCAATATCGGCAAGCGAGTGGCCTACATTGTCACGGGCAAACGATGA
- the clpP gene encoding ATP-dependent Clp endopeptidase proteolytic subunit ClpP, translating into MNRNQWVEWGKLTQHSQSMIPTVIEQSGRGERAFDIYSRLLRERIVFLGQQIDSDLANLVVAQLLFLDAEDPEKDIYLYINSPGGSVTAGMGIFDTMKQIRPDVCTICLGLAASMGAFLLSAGTKGKRMSLPHSRIMIHQPLGGAQGQATDIEIQAKEILYHKQRLNELLADHTGQPLERIQEDTERDFFMSAEEARDYGLIDQVIDRRPSATRPIAA; encoded by the coding sequence GTGAACCGTAACCAGTGGGTAGAATGGGGAAAACTCACTCAACACAGTCAGTCCATGATTCCCACCGTTATTGAACAGTCTGGTCGAGGCGAACGTGCCTTTGATATTTACTCTCGCCTCCTGCGGGAAAGAATTGTTTTCCTGGGGCAGCAAATTGATTCCGACCTGGCAAACCTGGTGGTTGCTCAACTGCTGTTCCTGGATGCTGAAGATCCGGAGAAAGACATTTACCTGTACATCAATTCCCCTGGAGGTTCTGTAACAGCGGGAATGGGTATTTTTGACACCATGAAACAAATTCGCCCTGATGTTTGCACCATCTGTTTAGGGTTAGCAGCCAGTATGGGAGCCTTTCTGCTGAGTGCAGGTACCAAAGGCAAGCGCATGAGCCTGCCCCATTCTCGGATTATGATTCACCAGCCGTTAGGGGGCGCTCAAGGTCAGGCTACGGATATTGAGATTCAGGCCAAGGAAATTCTGTACCACAAACAACGGCTGAATGAATTACTGGCCGATCACACTGGACAACCCCTGGAACGCATCCAGGAAGACACCGAGCGTGACTTTTTCATGTCCGCCGAGGAGGCTAGAGACTACGGGTTAATTGATCAGGTGATCGATCGCCGTCCTTCTGCCACCCGACCGATCGCAGCGTAG